Proteins from one Ipomoea triloba cultivar NCNSP0323 chromosome 1, ASM357664v1 genomic window:
- the LOC116022994 gene encoding subtilisin-like protease SBT3.6 isoform X1 — protein sequence MDSTRIVSIVLFVFIRLQHSFGTAAVSSNVHIIYLGERRHDMPEHVEDSHHRILSDILGSKEAAVKSILYSYKHGFSGFAAVLSPIQAKRIADIPGVVCVFPQRILNLHTTRSWDFLQVKSHLKNGILRRAHFGAASIIGVIDSGIWPESESFNDDGFHSVPSYWKGMCQEGEEFNRSNCNRKLVGARWYIKGYEAEFGKLNPNDGIEFLSPRDAAGHGTHTSSTAAGASIEGASFAELAKGLARGGAPLARIAAYKVCWSFGGCSSADILAAFDDAISDGVDLISVSLGSLPPLSSYVEDPVAIGSFHAVTKGIPVVCSAGNIGPSPETVVNTAPWVITVAATTIDRAFPSVITLGSNQIFVGQTLFAGKEYDRFFPIAYGEDIKSADADENEARSCETGSLNATLVKGKVLLCFESRYQRSAVAAARTVQEGQGVGLIFARFLTKEVTVCLDVPCVHVDFTTGTSLLTYIASTSNPIVKFSLPRTIVGQQISPQVALFSSRGPNSLSPTVLKPDIAAPGVDILASWSPASSDQSLDSNKTQLPNLNFKIVSGTSMACPHISAIVALLRAIHPTWSPAAIKSALVTTASLTDQYGQNAVAEGAPPKQADPFDYGGGHVDANKALDPGLIYDMDRNDYAQFLCSMGYNKTAISWLTRSLLPCHAPSNFLVNLNLPSITIPALQRSLQVSRTVTNVGPVVSIYTARIQAPPGIKVRVEPSLLLFNSSVNKAMFKVTLCSKLSIQGSHSFGNLFWEDGHHVVRIPLIVRTIIPEFQV from the exons ATGGACTCAACGCGGATTGTTAGCATTGTTCTATTTGTTTTTATCCGACTACAACACTCATTTGGCACTGCTGCAGTTTCAAGCAAT GTCCACATTATCTATTTGGGGGAGAGACGTCATGATATGCCTGAGCATGTTGAAGACTCTCATCACAGGATATTGTCCGACATTCTTGGAAG CAAAGAAGCTGCCGTAAAATCAATTCTGTATAGCTACAAGCATGGGTTCTCAGGCTTCGCTGCTGTCTTAAGTCCAATTCAGGCTAAACGAATTGCAG ATATCCCAGGAGTTGTTTGCGTATTTCCTCAGagaattttaaatttgcacACAACAAGAAGTTGGGATTTTTTGCAAGTAAAATCTCATTTGAAGAATGGAATACTAAGAAGGGCTCATTTTGGAGCTGCTTCTATAATTGGTGTCATAGATTCTG GGATATGGCCTGAATCTGAAAGCTTTAATGATGATGGATTTCATAGTGTTCCATCctattggaagggaatgtgCCAAGAAGGAGAGGAATTTAACCGTTCCAACTGTAACAG GAAATTAGTTGGTGCTCGTTGGTATATCAAAGGATATGAGGCTGAATTTGGGAAGTTGAACCCAAATGATGGAATTGAATTCTTGTCACCCCGAGATGCAGCAGGCCATGGGACTCACACGTCATCTACTGCAGCTGGGGCGTCAATAGAGGGGGCGAGTTTTGCAGAACTAGCAAAAGGGTTAGCCCGAGGAGGAGCTCCTTTAGCTCGGATAGCAGCATATAAAGTGTGTTGGTCCTTTGGTGGCTGTAGCTCTGCTGACATACTTGCTGCATTTGATGATGCAATATCTGATGGTGTTGATTTAATTTCAGTATCTTTGGGTTCACTCCCTCCTCTTTCAAGTTATGTGGAGGACCCTGTGGCAATTGGTTCTTTCCATGCAGTCACTAAAGGAATTCCTGTAGTTTGCTCAGCCGGGAATATTGGTCCCTCTCCTGAAACAGTTGTAAATACAGCGCCATGGGTGATTACTGTTGCAGCAACTACCATTGATAGGGCCTTTCCTAGTGTGATTACCCTGGGAAGCAATCAAATATTCGTG GGCCAGACTCTCTTTGCAGGGAAAGAATATGACAGATTCTTTCCTATTGCATATGGTGAAGACATTAAATCTGCTGATGCAGATGAAAATGAAGCAAG AAGTTGTGAGACTGGATCCTTGAATGCAACTTTAGTGAAAGGAAAGGTCCTCCTTTGTTTTGAATCCCGATACCAAAGGTCCGCTGTTGCTGCAGCAAGAACTGTACAGGAAGGTCAAGGTGTTGGACTTATCTTTGCACGGTTTCTTACTAAAGAGGTCACCGTGTGCTTAGACGTCCCCTGTGTCCATGTGGATTTTACAACCGGAACATCTCTCCTTACATACATAGCATCAACCAG CAATCCCATTGTAAAGTTCAGCCTTCCAAGGACGATTGTGGGGCAGCAAATCTCCCCACAGGTAGCACTCTTCTCTTCTCGAGGACCAAATTCCCTGTCTCCAACAGTACTCAAG CCAGACATTGCTGCTCCCGGGGTCGATATTCTGGCATCATGGTCACCTGCATCCTCTGATCAGTCATTGGATTCCAATAAAACTCAACTTCCCAATCTTAACTTCAAGATTGTATCAGGAACCTCCATGGCATGCCCTCATATATCTGCGATTGTGGCTCTGTTAAGAGCCATCCACCCCACCTGGAGCCCTGCTGCAATCAAGTCCGCCTTAGTCACAACAG CCTCTTTAACAGACCAGTATGGGCAGAATGCAGTTGCAGAAGGAGCTCCACCCAAGCAAGCTGATCCATTTGACTATGGCGGTGGCCATGTTGATGCTAACAAGGCCTTAGATCCCGGCCTAATATATGACATGGATCGAAATGACTATGCCCAATTCCTTTGTTCCATGGGATACAACAAAACAGCCATCAGCTGGCTCACCAGGTCACTGCTTCCATGCCACGCGCCATCCAATTTCCTTGTGAACTTGAACCTCCCATCAATAACCATTCCCGCGTTACAGAGGAGCCTGCAGGTATCGAGAACAGTGACAAACGTAGGCCCCGTGGTTTCCATTTACACTGCGCGGATCCAAGCTCCCCCCGGCATAAAAGTAAGAGTGGAGCCTTCCCTTCTGTTGTTTAACTCTAGTGTTAACAAGGCAATGTTCAAGGTCACTCTGTGTTCCAAGTTGAGCATACAAGGAAGCCACTCCTTTGGGAACTTGTTTTGGGAGGATGGTCATCATGTTGTGAGAATACCCTTGATTGTTAGAACTATCATTCCAGAGTTTCAGgtttga
- the LOC116022994 gene encoding subtilisin-like protease SBT3.6 isoform X2 encodes MPEHVEDSHHRILSDILGSKEAAVKSILYSYKHGFSGFAAVLSPIQAKRIADIPGVVCVFPQRILNLHTTRSWDFLQVKSHLKNGILRRAHFGAASIIGVIDSGIWPESESFNDDGFHSVPSYWKGMCQEGEEFNRSNCNRKLVGARWYIKGYEAEFGKLNPNDGIEFLSPRDAAGHGTHTSSTAAGASIEGASFAELAKGLARGGAPLARIAAYKVCWSFGGCSSADILAAFDDAISDGVDLISVSLGSLPPLSSYVEDPVAIGSFHAVTKGIPVVCSAGNIGPSPETVVNTAPWVITVAATTIDRAFPSVITLGSNQIFVGQTLFAGKEYDRFFPIAYGEDIKSADADENEARSCETGSLNATLVKGKVLLCFESRYQRSAVAAARTVQEGQGVGLIFARFLTKEVTVCLDVPCVHVDFTTGTSLLTYIASTSNPIVKFSLPRTIVGQQISPQVALFSSRGPNSLSPTVLKPDIAAPGVDILASWSPASSDQSLDSNKTQLPNLNFKIVSGTSMACPHISAIVALLRAIHPTWSPAAIKSALVTTASLTDQYGQNAVAEGAPPKQADPFDYGGGHVDANKALDPGLIYDMDRNDYAQFLCSMGYNKTAISWLTRSLLPCHAPSNFLVNLNLPSITIPALQRSLQVSRTVTNVGPVVSIYTARIQAPPGIKVRVEPSLLLFNSSVNKAMFKVTLCSKLSIQGSHSFGNLFWEDGHHVVRIPLIVRTIIPEFQV; translated from the exons ATGCCTGAGCATGTTGAAGACTCTCATCACAGGATATTGTCCGACATTCTTGGAAG CAAAGAAGCTGCCGTAAAATCAATTCTGTATAGCTACAAGCATGGGTTCTCAGGCTTCGCTGCTGTCTTAAGTCCAATTCAGGCTAAACGAATTGCAG ATATCCCAGGAGTTGTTTGCGTATTTCCTCAGagaattttaaatttgcacACAACAAGAAGTTGGGATTTTTTGCAAGTAAAATCTCATTTGAAGAATGGAATACTAAGAAGGGCTCATTTTGGAGCTGCTTCTATAATTGGTGTCATAGATTCTG GGATATGGCCTGAATCTGAAAGCTTTAATGATGATGGATTTCATAGTGTTCCATCctattggaagggaatgtgCCAAGAAGGAGAGGAATTTAACCGTTCCAACTGTAACAG GAAATTAGTTGGTGCTCGTTGGTATATCAAAGGATATGAGGCTGAATTTGGGAAGTTGAACCCAAATGATGGAATTGAATTCTTGTCACCCCGAGATGCAGCAGGCCATGGGACTCACACGTCATCTACTGCAGCTGGGGCGTCAATAGAGGGGGCGAGTTTTGCAGAACTAGCAAAAGGGTTAGCCCGAGGAGGAGCTCCTTTAGCTCGGATAGCAGCATATAAAGTGTGTTGGTCCTTTGGTGGCTGTAGCTCTGCTGACATACTTGCTGCATTTGATGATGCAATATCTGATGGTGTTGATTTAATTTCAGTATCTTTGGGTTCACTCCCTCCTCTTTCAAGTTATGTGGAGGACCCTGTGGCAATTGGTTCTTTCCATGCAGTCACTAAAGGAATTCCTGTAGTTTGCTCAGCCGGGAATATTGGTCCCTCTCCTGAAACAGTTGTAAATACAGCGCCATGGGTGATTACTGTTGCAGCAACTACCATTGATAGGGCCTTTCCTAGTGTGATTACCCTGGGAAGCAATCAAATATTCGTG GGCCAGACTCTCTTTGCAGGGAAAGAATATGACAGATTCTTTCCTATTGCATATGGTGAAGACATTAAATCTGCTGATGCAGATGAAAATGAAGCAAG AAGTTGTGAGACTGGATCCTTGAATGCAACTTTAGTGAAAGGAAAGGTCCTCCTTTGTTTTGAATCCCGATACCAAAGGTCCGCTGTTGCTGCAGCAAGAACTGTACAGGAAGGTCAAGGTGTTGGACTTATCTTTGCACGGTTTCTTACTAAAGAGGTCACCGTGTGCTTAGACGTCCCCTGTGTCCATGTGGATTTTACAACCGGAACATCTCTCCTTACATACATAGCATCAACCAG CAATCCCATTGTAAAGTTCAGCCTTCCAAGGACGATTGTGGGGCAGCAAATCTCCCCACAGGTAGCACTCTTCTCTTCTCGAGGACCAAATTCCCTGTCTCCAACAGTACTCAAG CCAGACATTGCTGCTCCCGGGGTCGATATTCTGGCATCATGGTCACCTGCATCCTCTGATCAGTCATTGGATTCCAATAAAACTCAACTTCCCAATCTTAACTTCAAGATTGTATCAGGAACCTCCATGGCATGCCCTCATATATCTGCGATTGTGGCTCTGTTAAGAGCCATCCACCCCACCTGGAGCCCTGCTGCAATCAAGTCCGCCTTAGTCACAACAG CCTCTTTAACAGACCAGTATGGGCAGAATGCAGTTGCAGAAGGAGCTCCACCCAAGCAAGCTGATCCATTTGACTATGGCGGTGGCCATGTTGATGCTAACAAGGCCTTAGATCCCGGCCTAATATATGACATGGATCGAAATGACTATGCCCAATTCCTTTGTTCCATGGGATACAACAAAACAGCCATCAGCTGGCTCACCAGGTCACTGCTTCCATGCCACGCGCCATCCAATTTCCTTGTGAACTTGAACCTCCCATCAATAACCATTCCCGCGTTACAGAGGAGCCTGCAGGTATCGAGAACAGTGACAAACGTAGGCCCCGTGGTTTCCATTTACACTGCGCGGATCCAAGCTCCCCCCGGCATAAAAGTAAGAGTGGAGCCTTCCCTTCTGTTGTTTAACTCTAGTGTTAACAAGGCAATGTTCAAGGTCACTCTGTGTTCCAAGTTGAGCATACAAGGAAGCCACTCCTTTGGGAACTTGTTTTGGGAGGATGGTCATCATGTTGTGAGAATACCCTTGATTGTTAGAACTATCATTCCAGAGTTTCAGgtttga
- the LOC116022994 gene encoding subtilisin-like protease SBT3.6 isoform X3 — protein sequence MEIGYILFGSCKEAAVKSILYSYKHGFSGFAAVLSPIQAKRIADIPGVVCVFPQRILNLHTTRSWDFLQVKSHLKNGILRRAHFGAASIIGVIDSGIWPESESFNDDGFHSVPSYWKGMCQEGEEFNRSNCNRKLVGARWYIKGYEAEFGKLNPNDGIEFLSPRDAAGHGTHTSSTAAGASIEGASFAELAKGLARGGAPLARIAAYKVCWSFGGCSSADILAAFDDAISDGVDLISVSLGSLPPLSSYVEDPVAIGSFHAVTKGIPVVCSAGNIGPSPETVVNTAPWVITVAATTIDRAFPSVITLGSNQIFVGQTLFAGKEYDRFFPIAYGEDIKSADADENEARSCETGSLNATLVKGKVLLCFESRYQRSAVAAARTVQEGQGVGLIFARFLTKEVTVCLDVPCVHVDFTTGTSLLTYIASTSNPIVKFSLPRTIVGQQISPQVALFSSRGPNSLSPTVLKPDIAAPGVDILASWSPASSDQSLDSNKTQLPNLNFKIVSGTSMACPHISAIVALLRAIHPTWSPAAIKSALVTTASLTDQYGQNAVAEGAPPKQADPFDYGGGHVDANKALDPGLIYDMDRNDYAQFLCSMGYNKTAISWLTRSLLPCHAPSNFLVNLNLPSITIPALQRSLQVSRTVTNVGPVVSIYTARIQAPPGIKVRVEPSLLLFNSSVNKAMFKVTLCSKLSIQGSHSFGNLFWEDGHHVVRIPLIVRTIIPEFQV from the exons ATGGAAATAGGTTATATTCTTTTTGGATCATG CAAAGAAGCTGCCGTAAAATCAATTCTGTATAGCTACAAGCATGGGTTCTCAGGCTTCGCTGCTGTCTTAAGTCCAATTCAGGCTAAACGAATTGCAG ATATCCCAGGAGTTGTTTGCGTATTTCCTCAGagaattttaaatttgcacACAACAAGAAGTTGGGATTTTTTGCAAGTAAAATCTCATTTGAAGAATGGAATACTAAGAAGGGCTCATTTTGGAGCTGCTTCTATAATTGGTGTCATAGATTCTG GGATATGGCCTGAATCTGAAAGCTTTAATGATGATGGATTTCATAGTGTTCCATCctattggaagggaatgtgCCAAGAAGGAGAGGAATTTAACCGTTCCAACTGTAACAG GAAATTAGTTGGTGCTCGTTGGTATATCAAAGGATATGAGGCTGAATTTGGGAAGTTGAACCCAAATGATGGAATTGAATTCTTGTCACCCCGAGATGCAGCAGGCCATGGGACTCACACGTCATCTACTGCAGCTGGGGCGTCAATAGAGGGGGCGAGTTTTGCAGAACTAGCAAAAGGGTTAGCCCGAGGAGGAGCTCCTTTAGCTCGGATAGCAGCATATAAAGTGTGTTGGTCCTTTGGTGGCTGTAGCTCTGCTGACATACTTGCTGCATTTGATGATGCAATATCTGATGGTGTTGATTTAATTTCAGTATCTTTGGGTTCACTCCCTCCTCTTTCAAGTTATGTGGAGGACCCTGTGGCAATTGGTTCTTTCCATGCAGTCACTAAAGGAATTCCTGTAGTTTGCTCAGCCGGGAATATTGGTCCCTCTCCTGAAACAGTTGTAAATACAGCGCCATGGGTGATTACTGTTGCAGCAACTACCATTGATAGGGCCTTTCCTAGTGTGATTACCCTGGGAAGCAATCAAATATTCGTG GGCCAGACTCTCTTTGCAGGGAAAGAATATGACAGATTCTTTCCTATTGCATATGGTGAAGACATTAAATCTGCTGATGCAGATGAAAATGAAGCAAG AAGTTGTGAGACTGGATCCTTGAATGCAACTTTAGTGAAAGGAAAGGTCCTCCTTTGTTTTGAATCCCGATACCAAAGGTCCGCTGTTGCTGCAGCAAGAACTGTACAGGAAGGTCAAGGTGTTGGACTTATCTTTGCACGGTTTCTTACTAAAGAGGTCACCGTGTGCTTAGACGTCCCCTGTGTCCATGTGGATTTTACAACCGGAACATCTCTCCTTACATACATAGCATCAACCAG CAATCCCATTGTAAAGTTCAGCCTTCCAAGGACGATTGTGGGGCAGCAAATCTCCCCACAGGTAGCACTCTTCTCTTCTCGAGGACCAAATTCCCTGTCTCCAACAGTACTCAAG CCAGACATTGCTGCTCCCGGGGTCGATATTCTGGCATCATGGTCACCTGCATCCTCTGATCAGTCATTGGATTCCAATAAAACTCAACTTCCCAATCTTAACTTCAAGATTGTATCAGGAACCTCCATGGCATGCCCTCATATATCTGCGATTGTGGCTCTGTTAAGAGCCATCCACCCCACCTGGAGCCCTGCTGCAATCAAGTCCGCCTTAGTCACAACAG CCTCTTTAACAGACCAGTATGGGCAGAATGCAGTTGCAGAAGGAGCTCCACCCAAGCAAGCTGATCCATTTGACTATGGCGGTGGCCATGTTGATGCTAACAAGGCCTTAGATCCCGGCCTAATATATGACATGGATCGAAATGACTATGCCCAATTCCTTTGTTCCATGGGATACAACAAAACAGCCATCAGCTGGCTCACCAGGTCACTGCTTCCATGCCACGCGCCATCCAATTTCCTTGTGAACTTGAACCTCCCATCAATAACCATTCCCGCGTTACAGAGGAGCCTGCAGGTATCGAGAACAGTGACAAACGTAGGCCCCGTGGTTTCCATTTACACTGCGCGGATCCAAGCTCCCCCCGGCATAAAAGTAAGAGTGGAGCCTTCCCTTCTGTTGTTTAACTCTAGTGTTAACAAGGCAATGTTCAAGGTCACTCTGTGTTCCAAGTTGAGCATACAAGGAAGCCACTCCTTTGGGAACTTGTTTTGGGAGGATGGTCATCATGTTGTGAGAATACCCTTGATTGTTAGAACTATCATTCCAGAGTTTCAGgtttga